In the Glycine max cultivar Williams 82 chromosome 6, Glycine_max_v4.0, whole genome shotgun sequence genome, ATTTTATCACAGCGATTTGTTCTAGATCCTTGTTTTTCTGTCTATTATTACGTTACAATCACTGAATCCATTTTGCCAGTTTCTTTTATCCCTTTTTTAATACCTCATTGACAAGAACAAGTACAATAGTGTTTTAATTTTCCGtagttttttaattcttaattttgccACTTTTCGATATCTTTTATGCTCCAGATTTGTCCCTTTCTGATAGGAAATACATTACTGACATCGAATCACAACACATGCTCACACATGTGTTGGGAAATTTTGGTcatttaaaatgtatatatatatatatatatatatatatatatatatatatatatatatatatatatatatacacacacacacactggtGCTTAACATGTCTGATTTTGGAAACTACAATTCCTTTGTTTATGAAAACAATGAATATCAATATTCATTTCTTGAATTGAATACACGATGTTGATTCAACAGACACTATTCAATGGCAAAGTGCACAGAGAAGATATATTAAGAGATTCCAAATTTGGTTATTTCAGAGGCTGCTAGGTGGTGGTGAATTTTATGGAATGAGAGTATTGAATAAAAACACATGTTAAGTCACAATTATGGGGTCCTTCAACATTGAGAAGAAATGGCAATTTCCTCTCATTATGATCTCAATTGTGTTCTTATTCTTTCTTGCCACATGCTTCAACATGGGGCTTGTCTCTACAATTCACAGCTTCAATTCAATACTATTCTTTCTCCCATCACGCCTAGCCGAAAACCAATCTGCTCCAGTTTTTGTGGAGACAAAGATTTCTGCTACTGCTCCAGCTCCTGCTGCTCCTGCAATTCCTCGATTTGCTTATTTGATTTCCGGCTCAAAAAACGATTTGGAGAAGCTTTGGAGGACTCTTCTTGCCCTTTACCATCCACTGAACCATTATATTGTTCATTTGGACCTTGAGTCACCACTAGAGATGAGGTTGGAGCTAGCTTCTAGAATTGAGAAACAGCCTGTCTTCTCTGAGGTCGGAAATGTTTTCATGATTCCAAAAGCTAACATGGTCACTTACAGAGGACCAACCATGATTGCTCACACTCTTCATGCTTGTGCCATTCTGCTCAAAAGAACTAAAGACTGGGATTGGTTTATTAACCTTAGTGCTTCAGATTATCCCCTTGTGACTCAGGATGGTTAGTTTCTTATCTATATGATTCTTTCAATTTGCTTTTTGTTCTGATTCAAACTGTATGTGGTTGCAACTGTTTTTGCTCATGACTGTTAGACACTTGTGAAGCACCAATACTTTCATTTGCTTCACGTATCAATACTATTAGATATTTCACTGACACGTTTCTGTGAATTATCCAAGCCTTTAAGAAAAGTTTTGAAAATCTGATATAGCTACATACGAGATATGAAAACATCTATAATACAGAAACATAAAAGCATCATTCCTTAATGAatcaaaaaatagaaattgtaCTCTTTGTGGATGATCTTAAGAAAAGAATGTGattgatatttggtagtaaTCTTATTTGTAAACAATAGGATGTGATTTATGTTGACAgcgatttataatttttattttgtttttagtaatGTTGAAGATATATATTCCTATTGCTTTATGAATTTGTTACATAGTTTGCTCGTATtgtatcttatatatttttagaataattgtATTGCCATATTGCATCAATCATATCTATGCAACACTTAGGCTAATAGTTTGAGCAGATCTTCTCTATACTTTTTCTGAGGTTGACAGAAGCCTTAACTTCATTGAGCACACAAGTCGTTTGGGATGGAAGCTGTAAGTTTCTTTTTTCCCCTCCCCATCacataatcaatttttatatgtAGTTATGCACATAATGATAAATTGACCAATTCCCTTGACATATGAAATCTTGATATGTACTTAACGAATTGTCCCTTATCTTGCAGGGAAAAACGAGCAATGCCTTTAATTATAGACCCAGGTCTTTACAGGACAAACAAGTCTGATGTTTTTTGGGTTGGTCCTAAGAGAACTTTGCCAACAGCATTTAAACTATTTACTGGTTAGTTTCTCCCTTCTCATCCTCATTTCTTCACCCTTAGTAGGTTATTAGTTGATCACTATTCAAATGGTTCACTTTTTTGGAGAATAGTCTAAGAGAACCAAACCAATCAATCATAAGCAGCTAATGTAATTTTGTTGTATAGCCTTACTAATTGCTGAGATTAGAAGTTTTAGACAAGTCTTATGTCAGTTATGACTGAGTAGCTTACATATTTTTGAGGCTGAATACATTTTGACAACAGGAccaacttttcattcttgagaaaCTGCATCAGAATTTCTAGTTTTTCATGTGTAAAACATGATATCATATACCCATTTTCAAAAACTGTTTTTAGTTTCCGAAATACAACTAAATAAGGTTGCTTAGACATTAGGTGGATGGTGGTGCAAAACACATAGCAGAGTATTTGATAGATGTGGAAACATCTCgtgattattttcatttttgtgttttttaacaCTTGTTTTGAAAACAagcttcaaattaaaatttaatagattttGGATGAGAAATTGAATACCAAGTAGCATGAAATTGTGTTAGAAAAcagtttttaaaaccaaaaagcgaCAAGAGAATCAAACACACacttatcttttgttttctatacattttttttccttttgttaatttgttaaaccATGGTTGGTTGCGAGACTAGTTCAGGGGTAAAACAACTAAAACTTGAGTTTTAAGCCTACCAACATttgctattaattttttaaagtaaaaaggCCATACATGTTACCTATAAGGCCTCGCATATCACTTTTtcctttaaagtaaaaaaagtctctttcaatttttgttttagacCTCACTTTTTGTTGAACCGATCCTGGTTGATTGCCACATTGCAGGTTCAGCATGGATGGTTTTATCGCACTCCTTTGTAGAATATGTTGTGTGGGGTTGGGACAATCTCCCAAGGACCCTTCTTATGTACTACACTAATTTCATCTCCTCCCCTGAGGGCTACTTTCAAACAGTTGCATGCAATGAGCCAGAACTAGCCAAAACTGTTGTAAACAGTGACTTGCATTATATTTCATGGGACAACCCTCCAAAACAGCACCCTCATGTCCTTAACATCAATGACACAACCAAGATGATTGCAAGCAACGCCGCGTTTGCTCGGAAATTCAAGCACAATGATCCAGTCTTGGATGTGATTGATAAAAAACTACTACATAGGGAAAATGAACAACTATTCACACCAGGTGGTTGGTGTTCTGGCAATCCAAGATGTTCTAAGGTTGGGAACATTCACAGGATTACACCTAGTCCAGGATCTAAAAGGCTTCGTTTACTGGTGACTAGGCTAACTTGGATGGCTAAATTTGGTCAGAAACAATGTATATAGATGTTATTGGGAACTTTTCATGGTTAGGAAGAGTGAAACAAAATGAAGGTTACTTTAATGGCCAGATAGATGTGTCATCCAACATTCAGCACCTTGTTATTAACTTGTAGGGTACAACAATCCTAGATATGAACTTAGCCAAAGTTGCCACTAGCAACTATATTTACCAAAGATGGAAAGAGGatcatacctttttctttctcttttttgctCAAATAGCTTTTTGTCCTTGAAAAATTAGTCAAGTTTGATTTTaggcttatatattttttttccatttgatCCTTTTGAAAATACATGCTTTTTGTCCAAATTGCTAGTTTGATTTCATTAAATGATGATGTAGCAAACtaattattgatatatttttcgTCCTATTTACACTAGATGCAATTCTGTCTGCCTCACacatatatgtattaataataaaaggaataagaatgcggaattaattaaaagttttaaagtacatttaaataaaaacatttcaaaagagTAAAAGGTTTACATTCACTTAGTAAAATCATAAtagaacttgtccaaataaatgataaaatcatctcggctcaaaacaagacTGCCAATTCTAAATGAGAAGAAGtcaaactaaaaacgaaaaacataaaacaactaTATTATTCAAGGAATTATAACATATGAAATAAAACCCCATGCCCTGATGTCACATTTATCAGATCATTTCCCCGACACAAGCTAAGCCTCTCCATCTTCAGCATGAAATTCATCGTATGTTGGCTCACCTGAAACAAAATGACATTcaacccaaacacaaacacacactagGAATGAGTTAAcacattcgtatataataaaacactaAAGCAtatgaaacatataatacttagaGCTGAATTTACATAAACAATCTTACTACACAAAATCATACACATTATTCACACTTATTCAAGTTCACACACTCCAGAAATAACACAAAAACCTCAATAGTTAACTCAATGAAAGtcaaacacaagcgttatgTAACAGATGCACTAGACTCAAacctacatgcaatgtgataccatttttagtgaaaaaccttGTCAGACGCCTAGGAGTATATGACAAGACATGTCTCACAAtgggtaagtcaggtcactctcactaagtgaaattatagggagaccagtcagggtcagtctgttttgcgagaatactCCAATCATGTGGGATCAACACAGgcttaaaagagcactcaaaccgagcgTATCTTCCCCAAAGGCCTAGGCTCCGAGAAGTTTGTCAAGGCCTCTTcctcttgattcaggtccaacctagaaaatattttaacacacaTACTCTACCTataaactatgcaatacacacaaatactcaattattttcaaaatctcaattattttaacTCTTCATGTCtcaagtgattaaactcgtcgggtccccACAGTGGAATCCATCACAAACTTGTTGCGCATTATCTCATTGTCTTTAAAGGATCTTACAGTTGTACAGTTGTATGATTGCACAATTCAAAACTCAGAACTCATTGCATACAACacctcaatttatcacttaatcCACCTCACTTTCATTTATACATCTTCATAACATTTATAACAATGTTCATAGGACACAACATacaaatacacatatataacgATCAAACCACAAAGTTTCCAATTTCATAAgaataaacattttcaaaatc is a window encoding:
- the LOC100795373 gene encoding beta-glucuronosyltransferase GlcAT14A, whose product is MGSFNIEKKWQFPLIMISIVFLFFLATCFNMGLVSTIHSFNSILFFLPSRLAENQSAPVFVETKISATAPAPAAPAIPRFAYLISGSKNDLEKLWRTLLALYHPLNHYIVHLDLESPLEMRLELASRIEKQPVFSEVGNVFMIPKANMVTYRGPTMIAHTLHACAILLKRTKDWDWFINLSASDYPLVTQDDLLYTFSEVDRSLNFIEHTSRLGWKLEKRAMPLIIDPGLYRTNKSDVFWVGPKRTLPTAFKLFTGSAWMVLSHSFVEYVVWGWDNLPRTLLMYYTNFISSPEGYFQTVACNEPELAKTVVNSDLHYISWDNPPKQHPHVLNINDTTKMIASNAAFARKFKHNDPVLDVIDKKLLHRENEQLFTPGGWCSGNPRCSKVGNIHRITPSPGSKRLRLLVTRLTWMAKFGQKQCI